GGCTCCCAACCACCAGAATGTTCAGGGGATTTTATAAAAGGCGACACCACACAACAAAGAGGCCACAGACACAATGAATAAATGAATGTAAGCTTTATTACTAGAATAAATCTAAAATAATTACAAACCATCCAGTATAATTTATAGGATTTACTGCATAAAATAGTGTgaaccagaggaaggcgaaaagaaCCCCCATATGAGGGggagaaaattccttcctgaccccaatcCTGGCGATCGGCTACTCCCTGGTTCACTGTAGTGATGACACTGGATGGGGCCCGgtcacacatatatattatatctacacAATAACTATATCATATCTGATGTATTCTGCAGTCTATAGAATTCTATATTATACTAATTTTAcacatatttttgcatttttattttcatactatttgtccttattatacctatgcTAATCctattccagcggtatataatcccatctatctatctatctatctatctatctatctatctatctatctatctatctatctatctatctatctctatatatatttataaaactcaaaatctgtagtagtccactctatacaaatccacagttctcgacgGATCTgtgtgaaatttggcacgccccctctccatgcacaggagcagaatactgcgcacattacatttcattagcgtccccccgtcatgagattggggcccccaaagttaggccctatacatataatggggaaaagtgaaagcaaaagtgctgagggaaaaacaacaggcgtgactgacagggatggattatagcgacggcgccgcAACACCACACACAACTCACAAACagttcacaaacaccatataaacatcacactgacatcacacatacaccaacccacaagtacaccacacaaataccacaacacaccacacaaacactagacctcactagacacacacaacacaaacaccaccccacaaataccacatgcacaccacacacacacatacatacacacacgtgCGCACAGGCAAGAACCACACtcacacgcaaacacactcagatgaatgcacactacgcaaaaaaaacaaaaacaaacaatgaaCCCCCAGTGGTgagccctctccccccccccagtggtcAGATTCTTGTAACCCCCTGTAGATAGGAAATAAGGTGTAattgtgggaaaacctctttagatcCATTTCACATTATAATTTTCCAGTACCATAGATGTGCCAGGTAGTGCCCAGTACATGCCCATCACataccagtcacatgaccttGTCACTGTAACCAATTAATATCCCAGACACGTGGAAAATTGGAACAGAAAAACAGAATGTGAACATGGATGTGTAAAATATGTCAGCTATTTTAGCCTAATTGTAACAAATGTGCTGGAAACATCACTGAGCCTTTACTAATATAgtgtaataagcctggcattgTGGTTGTCCCCGCTGAGCAGTGCTGCCCCCTTGTGGAATACAGACAGTTTCACTGTTGTTCAGCTACAAAATGACCCCTTATGGAAGAGTATATACCCAGATCTGTccatcagcgccctctattgaatAACCCTGtgcatggtgctgtatatgtgcTAGTTATCTATAGTGTGCTGGACGGGTCTAAAGAGGTCAAACTGGTTACAGGTCACCTCTGcttatatacactgtgtgctaTGGATGTAttaccctgtgtgtagtgtataaaGTGTGTGGATTAGGATTTACCAATCCGTGGTGAACATGGTACCTGCAACcactcacagacacacacagaacaacacacaatacaatacaaagaacAATAAAGTGCCTGTGCGGCTTCGCAATCCAAATCAATCCAAATCGCTCCTCGTAGAACACGAGACGCTCCGATCCTGCTACAGCACTGACTGGCAGCTCAGTAACAAGTGAGCCGAGAATTCAAATCATAACAAGTCATAACAGACAGTTTGCGAGtattccaatggcaagtacagatATAGaatttatagatatacagtatatatatatatatatatatatactgtatatctatacagtatattgattttttgtatatatatatatatatatatatatatatatatatatatatatacaccgtatatatatatatatatatatatataatcattaataaatgtctttatttttccgccattatatttttttctttgtatatttatatatattcttCTAATATTTAAAAACTTTATTTGCTTTTTATTTCGCCTCTCCAGGGGACTCTAGTAGTAGCTGGTAGTGTTGCAggcaaagtctattccacacctacctatagtatgtaaattgcctcagtggtgtctgaataagtccgtttttattcatatgctaatgagcttccagccagctcaggaagttcccagcagcctcctctctcctattatcttctatgtgtgaaaagcaaacaggaagctgagtcatcatcatcagcagtctcccatagaaaacaataggagaggtgtgcacgacctatcgtgcaccagtctaattagcatatgaataaaaacagacttattcagaaaccactgaggaaatctacatactaaaggtaggtgtggaatagactttctaaaggctatgcaaaggtgtgattagttaaaaatgacttttcctagtgatagagcccctttaatccagcTGAAGACAATTTTCTTCATTTTAGGGGAAAACTCCTTATTGACTCCAATTTGTCAATCAGAATAAATCCTCAACATCAAAAATCTACTGTGTCCTGTTGTGGCAGGGCTTAATCGGATTACTGCAATTTATAACATGACGATTTGGGACACCAAACCCACAGTCCATAAGGACCTCTTTGTGGTTCAGTGTTTCAAATCGTCCTAATAGATtccctttatagaggaccttaTATGTCCTCTGCAGTGTGGcatattatatactgctgcaGAGATGACAGTGCACTTGTATGTGCCCCCGGGGCCAGAGATATATCCGTAATGTTGATTTTAGCTACTGCGGTGTCAGAGGGGCTGGCCTCATATCTTGTAAACCCCTTTCATAAACCCCTTACTTGTTTATAGACTTGTACTCTATAAGGGGCtgctccttactgcccagcgatgatccTGAGCTGTGGGGCTGACCCCTCTCAcagtgcaccaatatctctggcccCAGGGCACAAACCTGGAAAACTGACAGtattctgaattcagtgcagtgtcaACTTTGTGGTAGTATATAATATGTCACAACATAGAGGACATGCAAGGTCTTCTCTAAATATAAGGTTGTTGGCAGCACATTAGTCAGAGTGTATACCGCTGGCAGTATGTAACCTATATAGAAATGGAGGAACATATGAACAATTTTCCTCTATGTAGTATACACCAGCAGTGTCAAGACCTTTATAGTGAGCTTGGTATGGGCCTGAAAATAATATATTGCAGATGTTACCCAAAATGTGATCGAGATCTCTCTTAATTCTATACATTTACATTAATAAGATTATAATCTGGTGTTATAGTGTTCTTTGCTATCTGAGGATTTCCTCTACCTGTGCTTCCTGTATATGCAGGTGGGTGCATCATATTATTGTTCATAGTACAAAGACCCTTTtctttgcccccacacagtatattgcatccTTTTTTGCCCCCAAGTATATGCCCCCCCCCTCAAATGAGGTAGAAGACAATTTTCTTCATTTTAGGGGAAAAACTCCTTGACTCCAATCTGTCAGTCAGAATCATTCCTCAATATTAAAAATCTAAtaataacagagagcagtagaattaGCTTTTTAAATCCTATAGAGCGCTGAGAGATAAATCCCAGACACCCAAACGCCTTCACCAGCCacaaagccagatggacttgaATTTGGGTGCtaagttatcaccacagaaaccaTACAAGAAATAAATGTTCCACaatcaaaccagaacccacaataagTTTAGGCAGATCGTAATTAGTTGGATAAATCAGGAGAGCGAATATCCAGGTCAATAGTCAGTACAGGAAGAAAcggcagagccaaaatcaggagacaaactGGCTTTGCAGTATCGAGCCAAGGGTCAGTTCCTAGAGATcgtgtcaaagccagaatcagtagacaaTCAGTTTTCTAGTATCAGGTCAGAGGACAATATAAAGCTGTGCAACAAAAATAACTAAACTAGGTACAACCAATTGCAGGCACCTGGCTCAGGAGGAAGGGAGTTTATATATGCCTCCTCAGATGCTAACTGAAGCCCAGAGAACTTAGACACTGCAGAAGCTTCTCAGGTCAGCAGGATAACCTTAAAGCAAAACAGAGATTCCTAACATATAAGTTCATCTGGCAGAAAGCtctactgctcttacagtaaaaacTCCCTTCTATATCTCGCTGAGTAGTGCTGGTACCAACCTGTGGCAATATGAGTGGTGGTACAATATGGAATCAAAGGGACTGAGCAAGCTGTAGATATTTGACTGAGTGGTGATGGCAGCTGTGGCCACATAGTGGCTTCCGAATAAATATTCTGCTTTAAGACAAGAGGAAGGTCCATGTGACTATGGCTGAGGGGTGGCTatgttagggctagttcgcacgggcaaagagggggcggattatggcgctgaatccacgtcataatccggccCCTCAcagtggaggtctatgtagaccgccaggctatttttttctgttcatggaaaaaagaatcaatataccctttcttcagacggactcTGTGGCTCTTTCAGCTCcagcgtccgccttgcgacatcgccctccggagtaggctgatTCTTTtaagcctactccggagcagagagctgcgacaggatgccacgcactgcatcggcatctcaTCGTGGCAGCCGCGACGGATATGCACATGCGTAATTgcatgtgaactagtccttagtgCTCTTGAAAAAAAAAGATAACAGAAACATGTATATGAGCTGTATTCCTTGTTTTAGGGATTTCCACATATACAAATATAGCATTTATGCAAATAACCCTTAAAAATGTTTAAACAGATTTCTTGGTAAAGAGTCAAGACTTTCTTGCAGACATCACATGGCACGAAACAATCTTCTCCATCTTACTGGTGTGATACAATGGATGCTACACCATAGTTGGTGACATGAATCGTCGGTGGCAGAAAAGTTTCTTCAGTGTGGCCTTTCGCTGTGTATAGGAAGACATATTAAGGAAAAGTTAGTAATATAGGGAAATCAAAGTCATAAAAGGTAGATACTATCGAATGAACATCTCCGACCATTTGTTAGAGAATAGACATCAAATATAAAGCTATTAAAACCTATATATCACCCTGTAAGATTTTGTGAGAGCTCTGTCTTTTCATAGGACGTCTGAAGATTTCTTATTAGTCAGCTGTTTTTACAAGATTACCTTTTGGTAAGACAAATTCCATATTGACTGTATTACAACATGTCTCGCAGGTTTTAAAGTCTTCTTTTATCCTTAAAGACGAACATGAAAAATAAAGTGTTAAAAGAATTTGTCAGTAAGgaaagaacataaaaaataaacactGTATACCGTTAAATGTTCCGCTGCTCCAGTGTTGCTACTCCTTTTCCCACCACTCTGATCCCTGCTGGTCCTACAGTGATGACATCCCATttatcagtcatgtgaccacagcagCCAATTACTGGCCTCAATAATCACATGGCATTCATGGGACGTGGCCTCAGAGGCCAGAGAttgactgcagtggtcacatgactaaaGCACTAAAGGACCAGTGTGGTGTTAAACCAGAGCAGGTGCTGTAGAGTTGTTTGGACATTTAAAGCGGTTTTCCAGGCTGGGGCCATTTttgatcctcaggataggccatcagcatCAGATTAGAGaggatctgacacctggaccccgcaTTGTTCAGCAGTTTCAGGCAATTTCTGGGAGTAGCAGACTCTGGTAGGACCCCATCAATGAAATGTATTTTGTGGAGGAGCAAgttcataaaggggttgtccagggtataCAGTTTTTCCTAAGGAGGAAGGTCGGGGAAGTGTCTTCCATCTTAGATgcttcttctggtggaagtcctcacCACTCATGACAGTCGATGCCAATAAGCAGCCTAGGGAAATGACAAAGTATAGGAGTGACGTCCCATATTCCTTTCCTTAggacactgattggcctcagtggccaCATGAGGAGAAAACTTCCACCAGAAGCAGCATTGGGAGCAGCAAGACCAGATCATGGTGGGAGTCACCGaagcaccaaggacaggtgagtatgtttttttttactttggggaAATTAAAGAGTTTGTCCACAATATACTATTTTCAGCACAGCGCTACTATAGGAGAGATGAATCATTACACAGTTCTCATTAAAATCAGAGGACTGCCTATGTAGTTGGCAGACAAGCTGCTAGCTCCAGAGTGAGAGTCTCTTTGCAGCCCCTTGGTGTGAGGATGAGAATGTGGGAATTCCTGAATCCCCTATATTAATGCAGAATTCCCTGAAAGTATATGAAATGTGTATTCCAAACCAGATGACCTATATAAAGACACTTTGCGATCAGTTTTTTCTTGGAGGAAACCTTATAAAAAGTACAGTTTTTGCCAAGTAAAGTTTCCCTTTGAGAAAGACCTGGGTCAGAGGAAGCAAAGTTAGCTGTATTGTTCCAAATTCTGAAGGTtagtattgtaagccgatggctggtcaggtaatggagggggtgtacatctcacccagactactaaggtgggtgagatgaaaaaactccagaaagaacatttctcagcagatcactattgtctgctgagggttatttcagagttctggttactgggctggatttttaggaatgggaggtaggattggtagtgggacctgtcattccaccccccccctccagtccacactttggggatgttccggcagcgactcagctaccaggagagtctgctcataaaggaggcttaagaagtcagctccagcagcagactggggcagagcttggctggagagccaaacagagaggtcatatttttggagctgtgtcctgaatgattctactggctttttgatttctgttactctaggtgaggtaacctattctatgtttatttagagcctagccaggcaggtatttatttttgtattgtttccttttgttgctgcactatatttttgagtgaaaataaactctacctttgttttggactaaaagaaactggacttgtgtgtctatgccaccccacctagcaaccccagaccctgacagtataaaATAGATGAATTTTAATGGAATGAGTACATACATATCGTAGATAGATCCTGTCCTTTCCATGTCCGGCCACTCAAACTCATCTGGGCATCCGATGGTCCTGCACGGTGTTCGAATGTAGTAAAAAAGTCCAGGCCACTCCTTGCAAAGTTTCTCCACAATACCCAGAATGACTAGCTTGAAGTCCCAGAGAGACTGGAAATCTGAATATTTACAATGGATTTTTCAcattacaaataaatatatatggtaTTCCCAATCATTAGTCAAGAGTGACTATAAACACCAAAAGGTGACTAGAAACCACCCAGATGAGCACTTTCAACAGTCTCTTTTCCTTTGAAAGGCTCCACAAcattaaggttgaggccccacattgcggaacacaacttttttttgtcaGCTTTTAAGCCAAAGACAGGatcggattgagcagaagggagaagtataagaacttcctatacatttcccattcccatTGTAGCCATTCTcagctttggcccaaaaaaacgcagcaaaatctgcgacaaaaaaagctgtgtttcggcaatatggagcctcagcctaagttGACCTAGTGATCAGTAGTATTCTGTGGATAACTCCAGTGCCAAGTGTTCAATTCCAATACAATGCAGTGCTCCCATAGGGCAAATGTAGTATTACACAATACTTACTGAATCAATGGGATGCCAGAACTTTAGAGCCGGAGATAATCTAGTCTCCAGTCTAATTAATGAAGGTCATGAATTTGCTTAAAATATTCTTGGAAGTCCCATAAAATTGAATCGGGGGCCATTAATGCTACAATAAAAGGGTCAGAGACCAGTGATTGAAAAAGATGCGATTCTCAGAGGTGGGAGTGGGATACacatccattgaacataaatggCATATCCTGTGTGCAGCGTTGGTAGCCATGGCTCAAGTGTCCTATCTCTGCTAGTCTTGGCTGTGGGCAATATGCTCAAGTCCCGGCCCGTAATAAGTGTGTGCTGGTCCTTTAAGAAGTTGTTTTACCTTATAATTTGTACCTGACCTATCCCTTGCACCTTTGGGCTATTTAAGACACTTTCCCCCCACTGGAAGATGCCTGAACATAAAGGTCCCAAGCTTGTCTAGTCCTTGTGAATGTGTTCCGCTCGCTGTACATTCTGACCTCTTGTTACCCTGATTATTCTTGACCTCTTGCAGATGACCTAAATATACCTGTGCCAGATGCCCTGACCTATTGCTTGTTATTCCATATTGCATAAACTCTACCTGCCCTTACCTTGGAGATTCCTTTGACTACATTTCTATCTGCTCCCTTGGTGCCCTGCATTGGCATCTCAACCCACCTGGTTCCAATAGTCCAAGATTACTCCTAGAGGTAGACACTCTGTGGTTCCCTTCAGCGAAGTTCAAATCCCCATACAGGGGTTAAGAGGAACCACTTAGACAATGTCCTACATTAACATTAACCCAACTTATTTTGTCTTCCCAGAGGGTCGATGTTTGCTGTATTACACTGGGTATATGCCATAAGTGACCCAGATGGGAATATCCTTTAAGAAGGAACATCTTGGGTTGTTTTTAGAATTTAAAAATATATTCGGCTAGACAACCAAAAAGTGAAAACAGCTTTGAGCGACAATCTGTGACATGAGGTTTAGCTGTCAATTCAGTTCCTCATAGAAATGTGGGAGAAGGTGGAACGGTGGTCTGCTAGACTAGGTTGAAGACTCACTTAAAGTGTTTGATTTTTATGGTTTACCAAAGAATCAGACTCACCACCGGGTTCTTTTGGTTTTCGGCTCCGAATCTCAAGATAACTATCCGCTCTCTGATTGAATTGTTTCACCAACAGCGGTTTTCCATTGTTGGCCAACAGGAAATTGTCTTTTTCTACCCAATGCGTGGAATAAAAGGAGCAAGATTTCACCATCAGCCTGAAATATAAAGAACATAAAATGTAAGTGAATAATAATTAgattaaaaaatggaaaaattcagAGAAGTAAATAAACAACCTTTGAAAAAACCCTTCTGGAACTTGAGGAGAAAAGTAAACTCTAATGTGGAGGTCCTCATGGTGGTCTCCTCCCCACCGCTCTGTAACTTCCATGAAATTGTTGAGATAAGTCGGAAAAAGGTAGCACAATTCTTTCCGAGTATCTTTTACAGACCATGGACTTCCAGGAAAAAACTCAGGGGCTCTTGGATTCAGTTGCTTTACGTTCCTGACAGACATACAGATCTGGAAATGCATGAGAAGACTGAgtagctttccactgtgtgtatcATGTCCAATCAGATCATGGAAGAGATCCTCGGTATTCTGCAGACCAAGGGTCTCTAGCTGGTGCTTAACTAAAACCCGAATGGCTTGGAGACGAATCATAGCTTTAGATTGTAGCATTTCTTGCCACTTTAGTACATCACGCTTAAAGGCTCTTTCCGAAATAAGGATTTCAGTGGATATTGACCTGAGTTGGTTGTAGAGATCATGTCTGACAAGCATCTTTAACAGAACAGAAAAAACTGATGGAAGGCACATAAAGGTAAAAACATAAAAGCATCAAATTAAGCTATTGCCTCTTTCACATCTGAagtcaggtttccattcgggaagacTGCTCGGGGAAGGAAACATGAagataaaagtgctgcttgcaggaattttctctccggaTGTTTTGTGCAgacaccaagcagaaaccacacggatcccatcatAGTGTATGGGATCctaaaggtaaccgctttttaatgcatataggtttccttcgagggttccccaagcagaatccccaaatggatacccgaacgctgatgtgagccGGGCCTAATATGCCTGAAGCAAACTATATGGTGGTACCAAACCTTGAAGACCGTGATGAGGAATGAAGGTTTCAGGAATACAGTGTTTAGCAAAGGTTTGATGTCTTCATACCACACAATGAGGCCAATTCTATGGAGATAGCGTAAAATATCTTTTAGAAGATTTTTGTTTAGGTCCCTCTTGGTCTTCAGCATGACCTCACTTAACAGATGATCCAAATCCATTATTCCTGTGAGTCAAGCATTAGGGGATATGGTTAGTTATGTCTTTGCATTTCACATAAACATGCCTTAGGTACAGAAaatcagataagataagataatcctttaatagtcccacagtggggaaatttcagtatgttacagcagcatagtaatacagatacaggataatacacagtaatatattacggaagtagacacataagctgagaagatatactaggagtccatagcagctaaggaacagaagaaaggaagacttcatagtcataatcattagttttctgtgcggaatgatcttcgcttggtctgatgtagattatacagcctgatcgaggttggaaggaaggacttgcgatagcgctccttctcacacttggggtgaagcagacggtcacttacagtgctgccaagtgccatcaaggtctcattaTCTCTTAGCTATCACATTTCTGTCTAAtgctaaggctttattcacatctgcgtcgggatCTCCATAAGAGACTCCGTCCCAGATTCTGACGAAAATTGTTATAaatcaatatagtctatggggttgtgGGTGTCTGTGAGTATCCTCTGTTTTAGCGAGCAgtctctgtcattcaggtcccACAACTGATACGAACAATGGAGAGCAtgtcgcaagtgtgaacctagccttaagtaCACAGGGTGTTTATTAAGTTTCTGCCCCTCACCTAGATCTCccctaaaaaaaatccaatttgcatatcaacaaaaaaagacaatattttggcaatggaggcaccatTTAAAAAGAGCAAAAACACCATTTTTTCAACTAACCCTACCCTATGTGTGGggcttctggtgacagactaGATTAGGTTCCTATGTTCTAATACTAACATGTGAATTGACATCTTTTTATATCCATCGGATAAAGAGTACTTGTTCCAGTAACAATAGGTTGTCCCTtctctaggatcctatctatactggtagtttatgtaaattgaagatttttcctaaatatattgctttagaaatgctgctttggttgcctgttatgtgaacttattcctccccttgtttacacagcgttaccacAACCcctgacctgtgagataggacaagtgacgtcactcactgctctgctgacaggacaatcagttcagttaattgcagtttgctgataaagtcctgtctgttatctctctatgaaaacacacagataacactgagacctttctctacaagcatctgcatattatctgatctgcataagtattgtgtgacttcatagtgtcctgttcagcaagaggggggaaaACAGGAATTGAGAAAAAGAGACAacaggaaaactgctaaaaaagtgagatgggagaaccccgtTAAGATTTTACTTACCATGttgtggggtctcttcatttTGTGTCACTTCCAATATGGCATTCTCCACTTCTTTGTAGATAGGGGGCAGCATTTTAATAATATTTGGAAATAATTCTTccttgcatacagtatataagatatgATTCTGAAGCTTTTCAATGTCATTGTAGTGCGTGCCGTCGATAGGGAACACATTCACAACCTACAAAATACAAAATGCACAAACACTACATAAAATATAAATGACTTTACTGTCTATTATACATTAACATGTGAAGTATCGAATATTCATTTACAGtctttctgggggggggggttagattcTGTTGAATTTAATGGGAAAAATAACATAATTTTACAATAAACAATAATTTTTTTGTGTTAGAAGCAGGACATGGCATCAActaatggactccattataagtTACAATGGAGTCATTGTGGTTCTACAACACATGTGAAGATATGAAGAACACATGAAACATGACAAGAGGGGTTCACATACATGTACGCTGCAATTCGATAACTCTCTCAGTTTATCTGCTTGTTCCAGGTAAAACTCAGAGTCTTGACGCTCCTCCAGATTGTTTATAAAGTGGGTAAGATTGGCCTTATGTTCACTTAGCATCCTGTAGATCCTTTCCTTAATATCTTGACACTTCTCTTCTACTTCCCCTGGTTGGCATAGATCCGTGTGAGTGCCCACAGTAAGGACTACTGAGTTGGGAACCCTCATTACCAAATTTTTAATCCAGAATCCAACAAGATCCATAAAAATCTGCTCATTGTCGATTTGGTACCTGCAAGAATACAAAAATGGAAGTAAATTTTTGTTGTTATTTCTGCAGTTGGGCATTAAAAGTATATCAGGGTGCACATTATTTCCCTTTCACTAAAATAAGATAAAGGGTACGTCCACATGGAGAGGATATTTTCAATGCAGATTAAAAAAACTTTCATGTTTAacaagcagattttgttgcggggtTGCGATGGATTTTATTGTTTGCAATGGAAAAAGTGAAATCCGCACTGAAAATTCAAATCATACATTTACATGCTGCAGAGTTATAGAGTTAGAGACTGCCCACAATTCTGCGGCAGAAAATCTAGAGATGATCCATCCCATGTGTACATACCCTGATGTACAAGTTGTCTGCATATTACAATGATATATCTATTATCACCCTGTTTCCATATGTCACTAGTGCATGCAAAGATACACTTTGTATTATCTGTATCACCTCCCCTTATCTCGTCCTATTCACGGCCACCATTGCTACAGCTCTGTATATTGGGCCACAATGTTCTGTCCCCTTCTCCTGTGCACATACATAGGGTTTGTGTACGCTCCCTTGCTGACCATTATACCACAAGCTTGCACCTGGATTACAATCTCTGGCCAGTGCCTAAAAGTTCCCAGGTATTAAAGCACCTTCCCTCTGAGCAATAAGGTTCCTAAGTTAATATTTCAAGTGAAGGTGTTATCTGCTTCAATATAGTGTCTAC
This sequence is a window from Leptodactylus fuscus isolate aLepFus1 chromosome 2, aLepFus1.hap2, whole genome shotgun sequence. Protein-coding genes within it:
- the LOC142195773 gene encoding malignant fibrous histiocytoma-amplified sequence 1 homolog, with the translated sequence MEPRLKDESMEGKNKEMLPSKQIDLSLRRLKVIPSEVLVDPNIQILNLDRNKLKTVFGINHLQELKILILSKNELIDFPTEIQSLTHLEKLELNQNKIQTIPAGIFLLLKHLKHLKLNNNRLSRLPMDLGGCSKLQYLNISHNLFTDFPECVLEIKSLKELYLENNKLQKLPARLFLGLSLKKFKVSCNHLREPPDEVCVGGLKQIRSYFLQLQETQAKEEKRVKAIFIGASLAGKTTISRSLTQGHAVPVSLQERTVGIEIREFQIQDLTFLFWDFAGHLEYYVTHHVFITPYALVILVVNLHRYQIDNEQIFMDLVGFWIKNLVMRVPNSVVLTVGTHTDLCQPGEVEEKCQDIKERIYRMLSEHKANLTHFINNLEERQDSEFYLEQADKLRELSNCSVHVVNVFPIDGTHYNDIEKLQNHILYTVCKEELFPNIIKMLPPIYKEVENAILEVTQNEETPQHGIMDLDHLLSEVMLKTKRDLNKNLLKDILRYLHRIGLIVWYEDIKPLLNTVFLKPSFLITVFKMLVRHDLYNQLRSISTEILISERAFKRDVLKWQEMLQSKAMIRLQAIRVLVKHQLETLGLQNTEDLFHDLIGHDTHSGKLLSLLMHFQICMSVRNVKQLNPRAPEFFPGSPWSVKDTRKELCYLFPTYLNNFMEVTERWGGDHHEDLHIRVYFSPQVPEGFFQRLMVKSCSFYSTHWVEKDNFLLANNGKPLLVKQFNQRADSYLEIRSRKPKEPGDFQSLWDFKLVILGIVEKLCKEWPGLFYYIRTPCRTIGCPDEFEWPDMERTGSIYDMIKEDFKTCETCCNTVNMEFVLPKAKGHTEETFLPPTIHVTNYGVASIVSHQ